The window CGAGCACTTACGTCTATCGTGGGTTAAAAAATGGAATTACGGTGGCGGTATTTTGCAATGCTACGAACTTGTTAGACCCGGGCAAACTAGCCAAACAGATCCGTCAGATGACTGAATGTTATTTGGCAGAACAGTAATCTAAAATGCTAAATGACCATTTAAAAAGTGTCTAAATCTGAAGTAGGATTAGTATTGAAAAAGTACTAGTTTGAAGCTTTATGGGCCACGCTCTTACCCAGCTAGCCAATTTTTTACCGATAATTTTTTACTTATGAAACTAGGAGCATTCTCCATCAGCCTGACGGTCAAAGACCTTTCCGTATCACAAGCTTTTTACGAGAAATTAGGTTTTACCGTATTTGCGGGAAAACTGGAACGTAATTATCTGATCATGAAAAACGGCAATGCACTTGTCGGGCTTTTCCATGGCATGTTTGACAAGAATATTCTCACTTTTAATCCCGGTTGGGATGAAAATGCCAACATTCTCGCGGAATTC of the Cytophagales bacterium genome contains:
- a CDS encoding VOC family protein; protein product: MKLGAFSISLTVKDLSVSQAFYEKLGFTVFAGKLERNYLIMKNGNALVGLFHGMFDKNILTFNPGWDENANILAEFDDVRKIQSHLKDNGIDLTKNADENSSGPESIMLVDPDGNPILIDQHV